The Trichosurus vulpecula isolate mTriVul1 chromosome 3, mTriVul1.pri, whole genome shotgun sequence genome includes a window with the following:
- the LOC118841465 gene encoding fructose-bisphosphate aldolase A-like, producing the protein MPYQHPALTPEQKKELSDIAHRIVAPGKGILAADESTGSIAKRLQSIGTENTEENRRLYRQLLLTADDRVNNCIGGVILFHETLYQKADDGRPFPKVIKAKGGIVGIKVDKGVVPLAGTNGETTTQGLDGLSERCAQYKKDGADFAKWRCVLKIGDNTPSPLAIMENANVLARYASICQQNGIVPIVEPEILPDGEHDLKRCQYVTEKVLAAVYKALSDHHIYLEGTLLKPNMVTPGHACTQKYSHEEIAMATVTALHWTVPPAVTGITFLSGGQSEEDASISLNAINTCPLHKPWALTFSYGRALQASALKTWGGKKENVKAAQEEYIKRATANSQAAQGKYTPSGKSGAAASESLFVSNHAY; encoded by the coding sequence ATGCCTTACCAACACCCAGCGTTGACACCGGAGCAAAAGAAAGAACTGTCTGATATAGCTCACCGAATTGTTGCTCCGGGCAAGGGAATCTTGGCAGCAGATGAGTCTACCGGTAGCATTGCAAAGCGGCTGCAGTCCATTGGAACTGAGAACACAGAGGAAAATCGACGCCTCTATAGGCAGTTGCTTCTGACAGCAGACGATCGAGTGAACAACTGTATTGGAGGTGTTATCCTTTTCCATGAGACACTCTACCAGAAAGCCGATGATGGCCGTCCTTTCCCCAAAGTCATAAAGGCAAAGGGTGGCATTGTGGGCATCAAGGTGGACAAAGGTGTAGTGCCCCTGGCAGGGACCAATGGCGAGACTACCACCCAAGGTCTGGATGGGCTGAGTGAGCGCTGTGCCCAGTATAAGAAGGATGGAGCTGACTTTGCCAAGTGGCGTTGTGTACTGAAGATTGGGGATAATACGCCTTCTCCACTTGCCATCATGGAGAATGCCAATGTGCTGGCCCGATATGCCAGCATTTGCCAGCAGAATGGCATCGTCCCCATCGTGGAGCCAGAAATTCTCCCTGATGGAGAACATGATCTGAAGCGTTGTCAGTATGTCACTGAGAAGGTCCTGGCTGCTGTCTACAAAGCTCTGAGTGACCACCATAtctatctggaagggaccttgctgAAGCCTAACATGGTCACCCCTGGCCATGCCTGTACTCAGAAGTATTCACATGAGGAGATCGCAATGGCAACTGTAACTGCCCTTCACTGGACTGTGCCTCCTGCAGTCACCGGTATCACCTTTCTTTCTGGGGGTCAGAGTGAAGAAGATGCCTCCATCAGTCTGAATGCCATCAATACCTGCCCCTTGCATAAGCCATGGGCCCTGACCTTTTCTTATGGTCGAGCCCTGCAGGCATCTGCCCTTAAGACCTggggtggaaagaaagaaaatgtcaagGCTGCccaagaggaatatattaagcGGGCCACGGCTAACAGCCAAGCTGCTCAAGGCAAGTATACTCCAAGTGGAAAGTCAGGAGCTGCAGCCAGcgagtctctctttgtctctaacCATGCCTACTAA